The genomic stretch TCTGCAGTAACTGTTAAATGGTCAATTAGCAATTCTTCTTTGCCATCAGTTTCATTTCTTTTATGTGCAAGGTAATCCAACTTATCATTCCTTTCTGTTTCTATATATATAATAACAGATTAACTGTCCCATTTTTGGGACTTATCTCAGCATAATATATACTTTTATTGTTATTTTCTATAAAAAACTAATAATATTATACAATAATATCATTAGTTTATCATATTTTTCTACATATTGCAACATAATATGGTAAATCATTTATATTTTGATTGTATGTGCTAAAATGATATGACCCAATAAAAAAGAGGAGTAACTTCAAAATATGGTATAATGGAATCGCTCAAAAACATTAACCTAAGAAAGAAGTACTCCTCATGAATATAATAACACAAGAAGCAAAGAAAAAGCAAGCCATAGTAAAATACGCACTAAGAAAGAAAAAGCGAAGCAAGTAGAGTGTACGGTGTAAGTCTTTCAAGCGTAAAGAGATGGTGTAAACAATATGACGGTACCTGGCAATCGCTATTGCCTAAATCACGCAGACCACATAGTCATCCCAACAGACACACAAAAGAAAGAAAGACAAATTAGAAATTCTTTTAAAAGTGCTATGAAAGATATGGATGGGATGGAGTATACAGTGATTTAAAGAGAAAAGGATATACAAGAAGCTATTCAGGAATGATATATGCTGCAAAAAGAATGGGCTTAGTAAAATATAAAAGACCAAGAAAAGAGCCGTAATCATAGAAGATATCCGGAGCTGTTAATACCTGGAGAAAAGGTGCAGATAGATGTAAAAGAAGTGCCATACAATTGCTTAAGAGGCAAGGCTTTAAGGGACGGAAAGCATTTTATCAATGGACTGCAATAGATGAATGTACAAGAATGAGATTTGTATATGGGTTTGAAGAACATACACCGGAAAACTCAACTAAATTCTTGAAAATGTTATTAAAAGAATTTCCGTTTAAAATAAAACGGTTCAAACAGATAACGGAAGAGAGTTCACATATAAATATCAAAGCAGTGAAGTGAAAAGTCCTTTTGAAATAGAATTGAACAAATTAGGTATAAATCATAAATTAATACCACCACGAACACCTTGGCACAATGGGAAGGTAGAAAGAAGTCATAGAAACGACCAAAGATATTTCTATGATTGGGAAACATTCAAAAATATTGAAGAATTAAATACAAAGTTAAAAGGACATTTAGAATGGAGTAATAACAAGACAATGAGAACACTTGAATACAAAGTCCAATGCAGTTATTGAGTGAAAAGTTAGAATTGAAATCCATTAACTGATAATTCATAATCAAAAGTCAGTAAAACAAGCGAAATATTAAATCATATTTTATTTTTACCCTAAAACGGGTCATATCTATTTACAACACAGAATATGGTAAATCATTTATATTTTGATGTAATTTTTACACAATTAAAATACAAAAAAATAATGGACTGTCAAGACACATTCTTAACAGTCCATTTTTATTTACTGTAATTACAAAACCGGGTATGTAATATTATATTTATTCAAGATATTTTCCAATTTTTTTGTTTGGGAATTTGATAGAGAAAAATACTTTTTTCTATACTTTATAGAGCCACAACCCTCACCACTGATATAAAAAGTATCTTTAGAAATACCACCGTCAAATATTATACAGAAGTCATCTCTAAAGGGACAAGCAAGACCTGAATCATAATGCACTTCTTTATCATTAAGCATATTATAAAGTTCTTTTGCATCTTTCTTAGAAACATCTGTAACTGTCTTATTAACACATTGTATATCTACAGTACTGTCATCATTGATACCGGTTTTAGATGGAAAGAAATATATAAATGTACAAACACCTGACACTATAACTATTACTGCTACCACATAAAAGGCTATAACTTTCTTCATAATATCACACTTCCTTAAATCACTTTAAGATTTCTTTAGGGCAAATATCAGCATTTAGATTATAGCAATGTCCATAATTATCAACTATTTTATAGTTGCCATTTTCACATTTTACAAGCTCACCTAAAGAATAACTTGCCGGATAATCTTTATAATGAATACTTATTGAATACAAAACTTCATCAGTTTTTGAAGAAGAATTTTTATTCTTTTCCCCATTAATTGCACTTAAAAGATTTTCTATGTAAGATTTACCCCTTATAATTTTATTTTTATCACCCTTATAAAGTTCTATGCTTTCAATACTGTTGTAATTATTTTTAGGATATGAACTACTTTCTTTGTGATAAAGTAAACTTCCTGAGTCACTTATAAAATCCACATTTTTATCATTATCATAAATCCAAATATGAATTTTTGTTCCGTCATTTTCGATTACTTTTTCTTTATAACTACTATCATCAATTGACCAATCTGTAGTGGCAACATATTTTTCATTGTTATAAGTAATAGTTGTCCTATCCATATCATTTAATACATCAGAAACAGGATTACCACAACCACCTAATGTAAATAGTATTACTATAGACACTAAAAGCATAGTAATATAGTTTTTCAAAAAATCACCTCATATATCACTTATCCAAATCATTAACATATTTCAAATCATTCATATCTTGTTGAAATTCGTCATCATCAAATTTTATAGGTTTATCATTTTTATCAAGAAACAAAGCAGACCATTCCATCACTGTATCTTTATCAATTTTTTTAAAGAAAATATATGTTTTTCTTCCACTGTCATCAGTAATTTTACAATAATAATTGTATGTATCGGAATTATTAATTTCTCTAAAATCAGAAACCCCATAATATTTATTGTAATCTTCAATGTAGAAAACAAATCTTTTAGAAGAAGATCCACTAAGTGCCATTACTTGCTCTATCAATATCGACATTTGCTTTTTAGTAAGGTTAACTGCTTTGATTTTCTTTTTAGCATTAGCAGAAACATAATTAATTTTTGCATTTTTATCAACCTTAGGATTTCCTAAATCAGCCCTAAATTCTTTCTCTGACTTCTCATTTAAATGTTGCCATCCACTTTTACTGTTAGTTGTTGTGGTAACGGCAGTAGTTTCTACCTTATTGGTATTTCTTGATACTTCATTACTGCCTTCACTCTTGCAACCTACAAAAAGCAAAGCTACCGAAACAACTGCAATTAAAATTAACTTTTTCATAAAATCACCCTTAATAAACCGTGTTATCTATTACAACAATTATATCATTATACTTGTCAAAAACATATTATCATTTTTGCTAAAATTTACATCCTATT from Ruminococcus bovis encodes the following:
- a CDS encoding integrase core domain-containing protein; the encoded protein is MKSPFEIELNKLGINHKLIPPRTPWHNGKVERSHRNDQRYFYDWETFKNIEELNTKLKGHLEWSNNKTMRTLEYKVQCSY